One window from the genome of Treponema sp. OMZ 838 encodes:
- a CDS encoding type II toxin-antitoxin system VapB family antitoxin, which translates to MRTTLDLSAPLLEEAMALTKIRTKTEVITRALENLIQKEKVQQLKNYYGKIDLDIDLDALRKRT; encoded by the coding sequence ATGAGAACGACGCTTGATCTGTCCGCTCCTTTGCTCGAAGAGGCAATGGCGTTGACAAAAATTCGGACAAAAACAGAGGTTATCACACGTGCGCTTGAAAATTTGATCCAAAAAGAGAAAGTGCAGCAGCTGAAAAACTATTACGGAAAAATTGATTTGGATATCGATTTAGATGCGCTGAGAAAAAGGACATAA
- a CDS encoding isoprenylcysteine carboxylmethyltransferase family protein, producing the protein MKTTEQEHLPVMGIGPVCIAIMIAFTAAGITVVKFDLLTSGNVRSAIIAIVFVIAGILCIGGGIALWCAAVFGSRIDIKIKSNQLATDGVYALVRNPIYSAFLFICTGVLLFCRNWYVLILPLLFWLYLTVFMKLTEEKWLTERFGDEYAAYCKWVNRFIPWKRRK; encoded by the coding sequence ATGAAAACAACTGAACAAGAACATCTCCCTGTAATGGGTATCGGTCCTGTATGTATTGCAATTATGATTGCGTTCACTGCCGCAGGTATTACCGTGGTAAAATTCGATCTACTGACAAGCGGAAACGTGCGTAGTGCAATCATTGCAATCGTTTTTGTCATTGCCGGAATATTGTGTATTGGAGGCGGCATCGCATTGTGGTGTGCTGCAGTATTCGGTTCCCGTATCGATATTAAGATAAAATCAAATCAGCTTGCAACGGATGGTGTTTACGCCCTCGTGCGTAACCCGATTTATTCCGCTTTTTTATTTATCTGCACCGGCGTGCTGCTATTTTGCCGAAATTGGTATGTATTGATTTTACCGCTACTCTTTTGGTTATACCTCACCGTGTTTATGAAGTTGACGGAAGAAAAATGGCTCACAGAACGCTTCGGCGATGAATATGCAGCATATTGCAAATGGGTTAATCGCTTTATTCCATGGAAAAGACGAAAATAA
- a CDS encoding ABC transporter ATP-binding protein: MNDTKKTQGKSSTKEQQFPANATEKNPAQKKNAPQQERNPAKQQAIKRLLSYAGSSKKFLSLSLVLSALSALVSFVPYIMVFFVMRDVISAVAAKEAVNAAALTRYGLWAVGAAAAGFVLYYAALMLSHATAFTIQQNLSIRMAEALADLPIGWHITHVSGKVRKVFEKNVNQLETLIAHNMPDTAQNMVSPFAILALTLVFDWRLGLISLLPLVLAFVLQATLMRISTNSGFMQKYEDALEQMNNAGTEYVRGISVIKTFNQSVYYFKNFYTSIMNYKEFVLQYSMSWENGYSIFLSLIKLGFVFLLPAALLMAGTATLDPHFFYSFVFYLAFAPVTYTMLMKVMYANTFYQRSNDALNRIEDILQAPLTKEPEISILPEKYDIAFNDVVFSYKTEPAAASAKTVPETDGGNTGRAAPSPQNRTAVNGISLHIPEHSLTALVGPSGGGKTTLVNLLGRFWEIDSGSISIGGVDIRDIKTQDLLHTVGFVFQENKLFKESILENIRYGKKDASREEVMEALRKAECMDIIEKLPAGIDTVYGTKGTYVSGGEAQRLAIARALLQDAPIIVLDEATAFADAENEYKIKKTFDVLLKDKTVIMIAHRLSSVVNADKICVIDEGKIAEEGTHKELLARKGLYASMWDNFQKGIEWKV, encoded by the coding sequence ATGAATGATACAAAAAAAACGCAGGGGAAAAGCTCTACAAAAGAGCAACAATTCCCGGCAAATGCTACAGAGAAAAATCCGGCACAGAAAAAAAATGCACCGCAGCAGGAACGCAATCCGGCGAAACAGCAAGCCATTAAACGGCTATTAAGCTATGCGGGCAGCAGCAAGAAATTTTTATCGCTGTCGCTGGTGCTTTCCGCTTTAAGCGCACTCGTCAGTTTTGTGCCGTACATTATGGTGTTCTTTGTAATGCGCGATGTGATTTCCGCAGTTGCGGCAAAAGAAGCGGTGAATGCAGCAGCTCTTACACGCTACGGGCTGTGGGCGGTCGGTGCTGCTGCGGCGGGCTTTGTGCTGTATTACGCAGCGCTCATGCTTTCGCACGCGACGGCATTTACCATTCAACAAAACCTTTCGATACGAATGGCGGAAGCGCTGGCGGACCTACCCATCGGCTGGCATATTACGCATGTCAGCGGCAAGGTGCGCAAGGTGTTTGAAAAAAATGTTAATCAGCTTGAAACGCTCATTGCTCATAATATGCCCGACACCGCACAGAACATGGTCTCTCCTTTTGCAATACTTGCGCTTACATTGGTATTCGACTGGCGGCTCGGGCTGATTTCCCTTTTACCGCTTGTGCTTGCGTTTGTTTTACAAGCTACTTTAATGCGGATCAGTACAAACTCCGGTTTTATGCAAAAGTATGAAGACGCGCTTGAGCAAATGAATAACGCGGGTACCGAATATGTACGCGGTATTTCGGTTATCAAAACTTTTAATCAGTCTGTTTACTATTTCAAAAACTTTTACACCTCTATTATGAACTATAAAGAGTTCGTTCTCCAATATTCGATGTCGTGGGAAAACGGCTATTCGATTTTTTTATCGCTTATTAAACTAGGCTTTGTCTTTTTACTTCCGGCAGCGTTATTGATGGCTGGAACGGCAACGCTTGACCCGCACTTTTTTTACAGCTTTGTGTTTTACCTCGCCTTTGCACCGGTTACCTACACGATGCTGATGAAAGTTATGTATGCAAACACGTTTTATCAGCGCTCAAACGATGCGCTCAACCGTATTGAAGATATTTTGCAAGCACCGCTGACCAAGGAACCGGAAATATCCATACTCCCTGAAAAATATGATATTGCATTTAACGACGTAGTATTTTCATATAAGACGGAACCGGCTGCCGCCTCTGCAAAGACCGTGCCGGAAACAGACGGAGGAAACACCGGCAGAGCAGCCCCATCTCCTCAGAACCGAACCGCGGTAAACGGTATCAGTTTGCACATCCCCGAACATTCGCTCACCGCACTGGTCGGTCCCTCAGGCGGCGGCAAAACCACACTGGTCAATTTGCTCGGCCGTTTTTGGGAAATCGATTCCGGCAGTATCAGCATCGGCGGCGTTGACATCCGCGATATAAAAACACAAGACCTGCTGCACACCGTCGGTTTTGTGTTCCAAGAGAATAAGCTTTTTAAGGAAAGCATTTTAGAAAATATCCGCTACGGCAAAAAAGACGCAAGCCGCGAAGAGGTAATGGAAGCGCTCCGCAAAGCCGAGTGTATGGATATTATCGAAAAACTCCCCGCCGGTATCGATACCGTGTACGGCACCAAGGGCACATACGTCTCAGGAGGAGAAGCTCAGCGGCTCGCCATCGCCCGCGCCTTATTACAGGACGCACCTATCATCGTGCTGGATGAAGCAACCGCCTTTGCCGATGCCGAAAACGAATACAAAATCAAAAAGACCTTCGACGTACTGCTCAAAGATAAAACCGTCATCATGATTGCACACCGCCTTTCCTCAGTCGTAAACGCTGATAAAATCTGTGTTATAGACGAAGGCAAAATCGCAGAAGAAGGCACACATAAGGAACTGCTTGCGCGGAAGGGTTTGTACGCAAGTATGTGGGACAATTTCCAAAAAGGTATCGAGTGGAAGGTGTGA
- a CDS encoding ABC transporter ATP-binding protein, with translation MLQRFFALSDAGTRNLRLSITLAVIINLFIMVPLGLSLYVLQYFLARIMQQGFQAPNVWAVVAAGAAFIAVLFILEKLKYGRTYNGAYEEAANVRISLAESLRKLPLSYFGRQDLSYLTSTLLNDVTTIEQAFSNVVPEMFGGIISILIAAALLAFLDWRMTIALFVCAFAGFFIVVGCRKLSEKKMKSVIVRKDGIYDSLQQMIDNIKVLKSSDKKALYVQKLKDDITETTHAALKSEAAIGALMFGVAALIRFGFPLVISYGAYLLSQGKIELLTYIIFLLVSCRIFDPLTTVFMLLAEFFYTLIAVERKQAIVNYPKQTGSESFKPNGYDICYNNVSFSYNEPSSKGLSNIGGSAADNSNNAGTAANDGGENTVSGISFTAKQGEITALVGHSGCGKSTIARLAARFWDASSGTVSIGGVDVSTVEPETLLSAFSIVFQDVVLFNDTVYNNILIGNRNATKEQVLAAAKAAQCESFIEKLPQGYDTEIGENGYTLSGGERQRLSIARALLKDAPIILLDEATAALDPENETLIQHAIGTLIKGKTVIVIAHRLRTVENADKIIVLNKGTIAETGTHTELMEKDGIYREMYRLQRESDQWSA, from the coding sequence ATGTTACAAAGATTTTTTGCATTATCCGATGCGGGGACGCGGAATTTACGTTTGTCGATTACGCTCGCGGTTATTATCAACTTATTTATAATGGTTCCGCTGGGACTTTCGCTGTATGTGCTGCAGTATTTTTTGGCGCGCATTATGCAGCAAGGTTTTCAAGCCCCGAATGTATGGGCGGTAGTAGCAGCCGGAGCGGCGTTTATAGCCGTGCTGTTTATCCTCGAAAAATTAAAGTACGGCAGGACGTATAACGGCGCGTATGAAGAAGCGGCAAACGTGCGTATTTCGCTTGCAGAGTCGCTTCGGAAGCTCCCGCTGTCGTATTTCGGCAGGCAGGATTTATCGTATTTAACCTCAACGCTTTTAAACGATGTTACAACGATTGAACAAGCGTTTTCAAATGTCGTGCCGGAAATGTTCGGCGGTATTATTTCGATTTTAATTGCGGCGGCTCTTTTAGCGTTTTTGGATTGGCGGATGACTATTGCATTGTTTGTTTGCGCCTTTGCAGGATTTTTTATTGTTGTCGGTTGCCGGAAGCTGTCGGAAAAAAAGATGAAAAGCGTCATCGTACGGAAGGATGGAATATACGATTCGCTGCAGCAGATGATAGACAATATCAAGGTGTTGAAATCTTCTGATAAAAAAGCTTTGTATGTGCAAAAGCTCAAAGACGATATTACCGAAACAACGCACGCTGCGCTCAAATCGGAAGCTGCAATCGGCGCGCTTATGTTCGGTGTGGCCGCGTTAATCCGGTTCGGCTTTCCGCTCGTCATTTCTTACGGAGCGTACTTGCTGTCGCAGGGGAAAATCGAACTGTTGACATATATCATTTTTTTATTGGTCTCATGCCGTATCTTCGATCCGTTGACGACGGTGTTTATGCTGCTCGCCGAATTCTTTTATACACTGATTGCTGTTGAGCGGAAGCAGGCGATTGTCAATTATCCCAAACAGACGGGCAGTGAAAGTTTTAAGCCAAACGGCTACGACATTTGCTACAATAATGTGTCGTTTTCGTATAATGAACCGAGCAGCAAAGGTCTGAGTAACATCGGCGGAAGCGCTGCCGATAATTCAAATAATGCAGGCACCGCCGCAAACGATGGCGGAGAAAACACGGTAAGCGGAATCAGCTTTACTGCAAAGCAGGGCGAAATTACCGCGCTCGTGGGACACTCCGGCTGCGGAAAATCCACCATTGCGCGATTGGCTGCGCGCTTTTGGGATGCGTCATCGGGTACGGTTAGCATCGGCGGCGTCGATGTTTCCACGGTAGAACCGGAAACCCTGCTCAGTGCATTTTCGATTGTGTTTCAGGATGTCGTGCTCTTTAATGACACGGTGTACAACAATATTTTAATCGGCAACCGGAATGCAACAAAAGAACAGGTGCTCGCCGCCGCAAAAGCCGCGCAGTGCGAATCGTTTATCGAAAAACTGCCGCAGGGCTACGATACGGAAATCGGCGAAAACGGCTATACCCTTTCCGGCGGAGAACGCCAACGGCTTTCCATCGCCCGCGCTCTCCTCAAGGACGCACCGATCATCCTCTTGGACGAAGCAACCGCCGCCCTCGATCCGGAAAACGAAACGCTTATCCAGCACGCCATCGGTACACTTATAAAAGGTAAAACCGTTATCGTCATCGCTCACCGCCTCCGCACCGTAGAAAACGCCGATAAGATTATCGTGCTCAACAAAGGCACCATTGCCGAAACAGGCACCCACACAGAGCTGATGGAAAAAGACGGTATTTACCGTGAGATGTATCGGCTGCAGAGA
- a CDS encoding PIN domain-containing protein: protein MVLVDTSVWIEYFKGTGRAAVLNELINNNALCINNLVLAELIPSINLKKESKLKRLLLTVNQIDIEIDWDKIIDMQTKNLLNGINKVGIPDLIIAQNAINNDLFLFSFDKHFSLMSDLFGLKMFTDGKSST from the coding sequence ATGGTACTGGTGGATACCTCCGTTTGGATAGAATATTTTAAGGGAACCGGACGGGCAGCTGTGCTTAATGAGCTGATCAATAACAACGCGCTTTGTATCAATAACCTTGTGCTGGCAGAACTGATTCCTTCAATTAATCTGAAAAAAGAATCTAAATTGAAGCGGCTCCTGCTTACGGTTAATCAAATAGATATCGAAATAGACTGGGACAAGATTATCGATATGCAAACTAAAAACCTATTAAACGGTATAAATAAAGTCGGTATTCCCGATCTAATAATTGCTCAAAATGCGATTAATAATGACCTTTTTTTGTTTTCATTTGATAAACATTTCAGCCTGATGAGTGATTTGTTTGGGCTTAAAATGTTTACGGACGGGAAGAGCTCAACATAA